The stretch of DNA CCTTTTGTAATCCTCGGCGGAAAGCCCCAGCACGTTCCGGTGAAAGGCCATCGCCCCCACGTACTGGGAAACGATGAGGGTGAAGGCCAGCATGAGCATTGACGCCTCATCCTCCAAAGCATCGCCCAGAAGGCTTTCGCGCGCCAGGGCTATGATCTTTTCCTGCACCTTTTTCATGCGGAAAAGGCCGGGGCCTGGCGTTTTTGGCGATTCGGCGTCAGCCGCGTTCAACAGAAGAAGCCTGTAGGGGGCGGGATGCAAAAAGCCCTGGAGCACGACTCCGTTCAGGTAGAAATTCGCGCGCAACTCCGGCGGCAGGGCCCTCAAGGCCTCGAAAAATTCGGGGTGGCTTTCGAGGATTTCCTTTTCAAGCGCCTCGGAGACCTCGTCGAAAAGGGCGGTCTTGGAGCCGAAGTAATGCAGAAGCAGCGGGTGCCGGACTCCAGCCTCTTCCGCGATGATGCGCAGGCTCGCCGAGCGGAAGGGCATTCGGGTGAACACCGACCTGGCCGCGTCCAGTATCCGCTGCCGGGTTTCCCCGCCCTTGACTGCGTTTCTCTTTCTGGGATCAGGCAGAAGGTTTTCTTCGGTTCGGTCGATTTTCAAAAGCCGCTCCACTGGAAAGATTTTCAAAAACCTGAAATCTTTGAGGGTTTCATATCACAGCCGGGGTTTTCGCGTAAAGAAATTTTACCGTTTGTGGATTTTTCTTGACAGGGCGGGGGAGAATGGCGCATATAAAATTTACCGCTTGTGGATTATGGCAAGGGGGATTCCCTGTCTTGAACAGCATAAGAAAGGAGAAAGCCCATGTCCCTTCCTGATAGAAACAATCCTTACAGCTTCAACCCCTTTCTTGAATGGCGGAAAAAAGCCGATTACTACGAAGAGGACGCCTTCCTCAAAAAGATGATCCGCCTCTACGCCGGAGACGGGGCCGACAAGGTGGAGCGGGAGGCTCGGGAATTCTCCAAAAAGGCATCTTTCCGGTGGCGGGATTTTTCCGAAAGGATAGCAACCCCGGACAGGCGGCCAGCCATGATGCATTACGACGGCCACGGAAACCGCATCGACCGTATAGTGCGCCCGTATGAAACCGAGGTCATGGAAAGGGAGGTCTTTTCCGAGGCATGGTTTTCGCATAAAACCTCGGCCTGGACCCGTTTCGTAAAGTTCTACCTTTTAAGCCAGAACGGCGAGGCCGGGGTATCCTGCCCTTTGACCTGCACCTGGGGCCTTGCCTCGGTTCTGGAAAAATTCGCCGACACCCCCGAAACCCGGCATATTCTTCGCCACATAAAAGACGGCATGGAAGGCGATTTCGCCATCGGCGCGCAGTTCGTCTCCGAAATCCAGGGCGGAAGCGACGTTCCGGCCAATCTCCTGGAAGCCGTGGAGGAAAACGGCCAGTGGCGTCTTTACGGCGCCAAGTTTTTCTGCTCCGCCGCACACGCCGACTACGCCGCCATAACCGCCAAGCCGAGGGGCTCCGAAACCGTGGCTCTTTTCGTTTTGCCCATGTGGCTTCCGGGCGACAAGGAAAGGGAAATCCGCAACTCCTGCACAATTGACCGCATCAAGTGGAAGATGGGCACGGCAGAGCTTCCCACAGCCGAGATGACCTTCAACGGCTCGCTGGCCTATCCCGTGGGGCCCTTGAACCGGGGAGTGGCCAGCGTGGTGGGCATCGTGCTCACCTATTCGCGCCTGGCCATCGCCATCGGTATGGCGGGCGGCATGGCCCGTGGCCTGCGGGAAATCAAAAAGTACGCGGAATTCCGCACCGTCTTCGGCATGGCCATCAAGGACTGGCCCATGGCCGCTGTCCAGCTCCGGAAAAACGAGCGCTACGCCCTTCGCACCATAGCGGGAAACTTCGCGGTCTATGAAAAGTTCATTGATCTGCCCGGCGGCCTTGCCCTGGGCCTTGCCACCGACGAGCCCTTGGCCCTCAAAAGGCGGCGCTTCGACGTCCGCCAGCTCGTGATGCTCCAGAAGATAACCGTGGCCCAAGACGCCTGCGACATGTCCCGCCTGGGGATCAGCGTTTTCGGCGGGCACGGGGTGATGGAGGACTTCTCCTCCTTTCCGCGCATGTTCCGGGACGGGCTCGTGAACGAGTTGTGGGAGGGCCCGCGAAACGTGCTTCTCACCCAGCTTTTTTTGGATTTCCAGCGCGCGCGCTCCTGGTATCCGCCGGAGGAATTCATCGGTTGCATCATGAAAGGCGCGGACGAAGCCCTTGTGGACGAATACGGAAAAGAGCTTTTGGATCTGATGCAGACCCCGCACTTTTTCGACATGGACGAGAAAACCATGGACGTCTGCGAGAGGTGGGACGATTTCTGCGCAAGGCTCTTCCACGCCTACCAGGACCTTGCCCTGGCCAGGGCGGAGAGCGCCTGAATTTTCGCACGCACCATAAACAGGAGACGAACCCTCATGGAATCCGCCCGGAACACACTTTTGCGCCTCAAAAGCGAGGGGCGAAAGATAATCGGCTGCTTTCCCCTATATCCGCCCCTGGAGCTTTTGCACAGCATGGGCCTGGTCCCGGTGGTGCTGTGGGGGCTTTCGGACGGAGTCCGCGCAACCCCGGACGCGGACGGGCGCATCCAGAACTACGCCTGCTCGGTGGCAAGAAGGCTCGCCCAGTTCGTGATGGCGGAGGGGAAAGACCTCCTGGACGGCCTTTTTTTCTACAACGCCTGCGACACCCTGCGGAACCTGCCCGAAATCCTTCTTGAGGGCGTGGCCGAATCGGGAGCCGCGCCCCTTCCCATGTTTCGGATGCACGTCCCCATGACGCCTCCTGCCCAGGCCGATTCTTCGGAGTATCTGCGAAACGAGGTGCGAAACCTCATCGCAAGCCTTGAAAAACACAGTGGATTGGAGTTTTCCGAAGAGCGCTTCGCCCGAAGCGCCGAGCTTTATTCGAGTATGCGAAATCTTTGCAGGCTGCTGGAGGCTGCGGTCGCGGAACGGCGCCTG from Deltaproteobacteria bacterium encodes:
- a CDS encoding acyl-CoA dehydrogenase family protein; translated protein: MSLPDRNNPYSFNPFLEWRKKADYYEEDAFLKKMIRLYAGDGADKVEREAREFSKKASFRWRDFSERIATPDRRPAMMHYDGHGNRIDRIVRPYETEVMEREVFSEAWFSHKTSAWTRFVKFYLLSQNGEAGVSCPLTCTWGLASVLEKFADTPETRHILRHIKDGMEGDFAIGAQFVSEIQGGSDVPANLLEAVEENGQWRLYGAKFFCSAAHADYAAITAKPRGSETVALFVLPMWLPGDKEREIRNSCTIDRIKWKMGTAELPTAEMTFNGSLAYPVGPLNRGVASVVGIVLTYSRLAIAIGMAGGMARGLREIKKYAEFRTVFGMAIKDWPMAAVQLRKNERYALRTIAGNFAVYEKFIDLPGGLALGLATDEPLALKRRRFDVRQLVMLQKITVAQDACDMSRLGISVFGGHGVMEDFSSFPRMFRDGLVNELWEGPRNVLLTQLFLDFQRARSWYPPEEFIGCIMKGADEALVDEYGKELLDLMQTPHFFDMDEKTMDVCERWDDFCARLFHAYQDLALARAESA